The segment GGCGTCGACTGCTCCGACGGCATCGGCGTGTGCCAGGTCTACGGCAAGATCGTCTGCGACGGGCCGGAGAGCACGAAGTGCAGCGCCATGGCCAACGGCCCCGGCTCCGAGCTCTGCGACGGCATGGACAACGACTGCGACGGCGAGGTCGACGAGGACCTCGGGCTCGGGGACGCTTGCACGTCGGGCCTCGGCGAGTGCCAGGCGAGCGGCGTGAACGTCTGCGGCGCCCAGGGCGCCGTGGTCTGCAGCGGCACGGCGGGCACGCCGGTCTTCGAGGTCTGCTTCGACGGCCTGGACAACGACTGCGAAGGCACGGTCGACAACGGCTGCGGCGACGCGGACGGCGACGGCATCTTCGACGGGGTCGAGGAGCGCGAAGGCACGGACCCGAACGACGCCGACAGCGACGACGACGGCGTGCTCGACAACGACGAGCCGCTCTGGGACGAGGACTCGGACGGCGACGGGCTCATCAACGCGCTCGACCCCGACAGCGACGACGACGGCGTCTTCGACGGCACCGAGCTCGGCAAGAACTGCGACGACCCGGCCACCGAGGCAGAGCTCGGCCACTGCAAGCCCGACGGCGACAGCGGCCAGACGGTGACCGATCCGCTGAACGCCGACACCGACGGCGACGACAAGAGCGACGGCTCGGAGGACCCGAACCTGAACGGCGTCATCGACCTCGACGAGGGCGACCCGCAGAACCCCGGCGACGCGAGCAAGACGAAGGACTTCGACGACGACGGCCTCGGCGACGCGCTGGAGAAGACGCTCGGCACGAACGAGAAGGACGCCGACAGCGATGACGACGGACTGCTCGACGGCGACGAGCGGAACCCGAGCGACGACACCGACGGCGACGGGCTCATCAACGTGCTCGACGTCGACAGCGACAACGACGCGCTCTTCGACGGCACCGAGGCGGGCAAGGGTTGCCAGCACCCCTCGACGGACAAGATGGCCGGCCACTGCCGCGCCGACGGCGATCTCGGCGGCACGAAGACGTCCGTGGTCTCGCGCGACACCGACAAGGGCGGCGTGATCGACGGCTCCGAGGACGCGAACCTGAACGGCGTGGTCAACGCGGGCGAGCTCGACCCGCGGAGCGGCGACGACGATCAAAACGTCGTGGACAGCGACGGCGACGGCCTGAGCGACGCGCTCGAGGGCGCGCTCAAGACGGGCGTGAACGACGCGGACTCGGACGACGACGGCCTCGCCGACGGCGACGAGCCGAACCCGAGCGACGACAACGACGGCGATGGCGGCATCAACCTGAAGGACTTCGACGCCGACAACGACGGCCTGTTCGACGGCACGGAGGCGGGCCGCGCGTGTGACGGCGAGGGGACGGAACTCTCGGCGGACAAGTGCATCGCCGACATGGACAGCGGCGTGACGAAGACGCTCGTGCTCGTCGCGGACACGGACGGCGGCTCGAAGAACGACGGCGACGAGGACAAGAACCGCAACGGCGTCGTCGACGCGGACGAGACGAACCCGCTCTTCGCCGGCGACGACCTCGGGACGTCGCCCGGCTGCGGGCGGGACGCGGACTGCGGCAACACGTCGAGCGGCATGATCTGCGAGGACGGGAGCTGCGTCGCCGGCTGCCGCGGCGTCGAGGGCAACACCTGCCCCGAGGGTCAGGTGTGCAACTCGACGACGAACGCGGCCGGCCAGTGCGAGCCGAAGCCGCCCGTCGACGAGGTGCCGGGCACGCCGGGCAGCGCCGAAGGTTGTGGTTGCCGCACCGCGCCTTCGCAGGGCGGCGCGTTGCCCATCACGCTCACCCTCGTCGCGGGCCTCCTGCTCGCGACGCGCCGCCGCCGCGCGGCCTGAACCTGCCCTCCCTCACCCCTCTCCCGCGTGCGGGAGAGGGGCCGGGGGCGAGGGGCTCTCAGCCCGTCCCCTCGTCCGCAGCGACGAGCCCATCGTAAAACTCGGCCACGATCGACGCGAGCCACGCCTGCGCCGCCGGCGTCCCCAGCGTCGAGAGGAGCGCGGGGAACGTCGCGTCCGCGAGCTTCTCGACGAGCTCGCGCGGGGGTTTGTCCGGGAGCCCGAGCGACGCGAGCACCTCGGAGACCGGCTTCTCTTCGTTTTCCTTCACCCACGCGAGCACGAACGCCCGCCGCCGCGCCGCGAGCGTCGCGTGGGCCGCGAGGTGCGCCGCCACGTCGACGCCGATCCGTGCGCCTTGCGTCGTCGCGTCGACGTCGAGCATCACCTCGGCGAAGCGTTGCTCGAGGAGGAACTCGGCCAGCCTCTGCCGCAGCGCGACGAAGGGCGGCTCGCTGCCGCGCGCGAGGATCGACTCCGCGGCGTTCTTCACGGCCTTGCCCGAGAAGCCCAGCAGAAACTTCCGGATTTCCGGATCGAGCCGCTTCTCGAAATCTACGCGCAGCCCGTCGATCGCCTTGCCCACGCCGCCGAGCCCGAACGGCCCGAGCTTCTTCATCAGCGAGGGCAGCCCCCACTCGGCGACGAACGGGTTCACGCGCTCGGAGAACTGCTTCAGCGCGTCGGCCATCACCTCGCGCATGACCTCGCGCGCCGCCTCGCTCTCGGCGATCTCGCGCACGAGCTTCGGCGGCAGGACGTCGGGGCGCGCGAAGAGCGCGGCGAGCTCGCGCCTCGCGTGCTCCGGTACGAACGAGCCGATCGTCGCGTCCTCCTTCACCAGGACCGCGTGCACCTCGCGCGCGAGCCGCTCGATCGCGGGGCGCAGCTTGGTGTCGACCGTCTGCTTGGTGATCGCCGCGTCGAGGGCGGAGACGAGCGAGCTCGGCTCGACGACGCGACCGAGCGGCGCGAACCGGAGCTCGTCGAGCACGTCGGCCACGGTCTTCTGCCACTCGGCGCGCGCCGCGGGCGAGGAGAGCCGCGCTCGCAGGAAGGCGATGTGCCGCGTCTTGAGGTCTTCGAGCGCGGCGCGGGTCGTCTGCACGGATCGTTCGTTCACCTTTCGAGCGTAACCCGGGTGTCGAGGTTCGTCAGGACTTGTCACGGCCGGCCGGGCCCTCGCGGCGCGCCGTGACGAACGGAGACAAACGGAGACAACGTTTTACAAGTCCATGACAACTATGACGGCCGGGCTCTGGTACTCCCTCGTCGTTCTGCTGTTTTTTTGCGCCCGAGGGAGGCGCGCACGATGCTCCACACGATGCTCGTCGTCCTGTACTTCGCCGTCCTCCTCGCTCTCAGCTCCTACGGCCTGCACCGGCTGCACCTCGTGTTCCTGTGCTTGCGGCATCGCCGCGAGATCGAGCGCGCGAAGCAGATGCCCGAGGTGGCCGAAGAAGACCTGCCGCGCGTGACGATCCAGCTCCCGCTCTTCAACGAGTCCACCGTGGCCGCGCGCCTGCTCGACTCGACCGCGCGTATGGATTACCCGGCGGACAAGCTGGAGATCCAGGTGCTCGACGACTCGACCGACGAGACGCAGGCGCTCGTCCGCGCGCACGTCGACCGCCTGCGCGAGCGCGGCGTCGACGCCGTGTACCTGCACCGGACGAACCGCGTCGGCTACAAGGCGGGCGCGCTCGACGAGGGCCTCAAGGTCGCCAAGGGTGACCTCATCGCCATCTTCGACGCGGACTTCATCCCGCAGCCCTCGTTCGTCCGCAGCATCGTGGGTCACTTCCAGGACCCGAAGATCGGCATGGTGCAGACCCGCTGGGGCCACCTGAACCGCGACCACTCGGTGCTCACGAAGGTGCAGGCGCTCATGCTCGACGGCCACCACCTCGTCGAGAACCGCGCGCGGTACGGCGCCGACCTGCTCTTCAACTTCTCCGGCACCGGCGGCATGTGGCGCAAGAACGCGATCCACGAGGCCGGCGGCTGGCAGCACGACACGCTCACCGAGGACCTCGACCTCTCGTACCGCGCGCAGCTCGCGGGCTGGAAGTTCGTCTACCGCGAGGACGTGGTCTCGCCGTCGGAGCTGCCCGAGGACGTCTCGGCGCTCCGCGCGCAGCAGTACCGCTGGGCCAAGGGCACGGTGCAGACGGCCCGCAAGCTCCTCAAGCGCGTGCTCTCGTCGGACATCAGCTTCTCGCAGCGCCTCGAGGCGTTTTTCCACCTCACGCCGCACTTCGCGTATCCGCTGCTCGTGACCCTGAGCGTCCTGCTCCTGCCCGCGCTCGTGCTCATGCCGGCCACGGACACGCTCACGATGCTCATCGTCGACCTGCCGCTCTGCGTGGCCACGACGGGCTCGCTCGCGGCCTTCTACATGCTCGCCGAGGCGGCCCAGGGCCGGAGCCGCCTCAACGCGCTCACGCGCCTGCCGATGCTCATCGCCCTCGGCACGGGCCTCGCGCCGCACCTTTCGAAGGCGGTCTTCGAGGGCCTGCGCCACATGGCCGGTGAGTTCGTCCGGACGCCCAAGCAGGGCGTCAACAAGGGCCGTTACCGCGCCCGCGCCGACCTGCCGCTGCTCGAGACGGGCCTCTGCCTGCTCTCCTTCGGCGCGACGGTCGCCTCGATCCAGACGGGCCACTACTTCGCCACGCCCTTCGCGGCGCTCTTCACGATCGGCTACGGCTACGTGGCCATGCTCGTGGCGCACGAGCAGGCGACGCGCCGCCGTGAGGCCGCGCCCTCGCTCCTCGCCGCGTCGAGCGAGCGCCCCAGCGAGCCCACGGCCGCCGCCGAGCAGCCCGTCGGCAAGCTCGCCGCCTGATCCTCCCGCCTCCCGCGTCGCCCTGACGCCCCGTCACCCCACGATCTCGATCAACTCCCCCCTGGATATTCCCGGCCCGGGCTCTTATCCTCGGCGTCGTACAGGCGGGACTTCGTCTATGACCAAGGCCGAAATCGTACAAGCCGTCTATGGCCGGCTCGGGGGGTTCTCGAAGAAGGAGTCTGCGGACCTCGTCGATCTCGTCTTCGAGACGATGAAGGAGACCCTCGGCCGCGGCGAGAAGATCAAGATCTCGGGCTTCGGCAATTTCGTCCTGCGCGACAAACGTCAGCGTCAGGGCCGGAATCCGCAGACGGGCGATCCGATCGTGATCACCGAGCGCCGCGTCCTCTCCTTCAAGGCGAGCCAGATCCTGAAGCACGCGCTCAACCAGCGCGCCTCCGGGAGCAACGGCGCCGCGGCGTCCGCCGTCGCGGAGGAGTGAGCGGCTTGTCCGGGCGTCGAGAGCTTCCCGCGAAGCTCTACTACCGCATCGGAGAGGTCGCCGGGATCGTCGGCGTCGAGACGCACGTGCTCCGTTACTGGGAGAGCGAGTTCCGCTCCATCCGGCCGCAGAAGTCCGCCAAAGGGCAACGCGTCTACTCGCGTCGCGACGTGGAGACGTTGCTCAAGGTGAAGGACCTGCTCTACGCGCACCGCTTCACGATCGCGGGCGCGCGCCGCAAGCTGCGCGAGGGCGGCATCGAGCCGCCCGGCGAGGACGATCCGAGCGTGGAGCAGGCGCGCAGGATGCGCGAGGCGCTGCTCGACATCCGAAGCGAGCTCGTCGCGATGATGCGTGAGCTCGACGAGCCCAAGGCCGCGGCGAAGAAGAGCTAGCGCGGAGCGTGATGACCGAGCGGCGCGAGGAGGCGCTCTCCGGCGGGGCCGTCGTGCGCTTCGACGTGCCCGCGGGCGCGGCGGAGGAGCGAGCCGAGGCGCTGCCGCGGATCGAGGTGTCGAGCCTGAAAGGCGCGCGCGTGAGCCTGCGGCGTGGCTTCGTGGACGAGGTGGGCCTGCGGCTTCGCGTGGCGTGCGTGGAGGCGCCGTCGGATCGGTTCGCGCCGGGCCTCGAGGAGGTCGTGTTCGGCATGGCGACGCACCTCGCGCGCGGCGCGGCCTCGGAGGGCGTGGCGCTCGAGCGCTGGGACGCCGAGGGCATCACGCGGCACGACGGTCGCTTCGAGCAAGCGCTCACGGGCCGAGGCGCGCGTGGCGACGCTCCCGTCACGTTTCGAGGCCGGCACGTGCTCGGCTTCGAGGGCGCGGCGCGCGAGGCGGTCTTGTGTACGTTCGTCTGCGAGGAGCCACGAACGGGCGAGCGTTGCGGCGAGCTCGTGGCGAAGGCGGAGCTCGGCTCGCTCGTGCCGCCTCCGCCGCCGAGCTTGCTCGTGCGTTCGATCTTGATGGCTGCCGAGCGGCCGCGTGACGCGGCCTTGCTCGGCGCGGGGATCGGGGTGCTCTTCGTCGTGGTGCTGCTCGCGCGAAGGCCGCGACCTTCGCCCTGAGCTCAGAACGGGATGTCGTCGCCGCCGTCGTAGCCGAAGTCGTCCGGCGGAGGTCCGGGATCCGGCGCAGGCCGGCCACCGCCGCCACCACCACCGCCGCCACGTGGAGCGCCGCCGCCACCACCGCCGCCGCCGCGCGGGGCGCCGCCGCCGTAGCCGCCACCGCCGCCGCCGCCACGTGGAGCGCCGCCGCCGCCGCCGAAGTCGCCGTAATCGCCGCCGCCGCCGCGCGCGGGCGGGCCGCCGAAGTCGGCGGGCGGGCCCGTGTCGTCGCCTGCGGGCGCGCCGCGACCGCGGCCGGCGAGGATCACGTTGTTCGCGATGACCTCGGTCTTGTAGCGCTTGTTGCCGTCGCGATCGTCGTAGCTCGACGTGCGGAGCGAGCCCTCGACGAACAAGGACGAGCCTTTGCCGAGGATCTTCGCGAGCGCCTCGCCGCGCTTGCCCCACACGACGACGTTGTGCCAGTCGGTGCGCTCGCGGCGGACCTTGTCCTTGTCGAGGTAACTCTCGGTCGTGGCGAGGCGGAGGTTGAGCACGGCCTGGCCACCCTGGGTGAACCGGAGCTCGGGATCCGCGCCCAGATTTCCGAGCAACATGACGCGATTGAAGCCTTCCGCCATCGACTTGTCCTTCCTGTCGTCTGCATGTCCCCTGTTCGCGGCGACGCGTCAAGGGCGAGGGTTTTTCGTCGCGCTCGTCCGCCTGCCCTAGTGCGAGCCTGTCGCGGCTTTCGCGATCACCTCGGCGAGCAGGAGCTTCGCGACATTCAGGTAAATCAAGATCCCGAGCACGTCGATCAGGGTCGCGATGAAGGGCGTCGAGCTCGTCGCCGGGTCGAGGCCGAGCTTGCGCAAGAGCAGCGGCAGCATCGATCCCACCGTGCAGCCCATGATCACGATGAAGAGCAAGGTGAAGCCGACGGTGAACATCAGCGGCAGACCGTCGCCCCACAGGTAGATACGCGTCATGCCGATGATCGCGAGCATCAGGCCGAGCACGAGCCCCTGGCCCGCCTCGCGCACGAAGACGCGCTTCCAGTCCATCGGCTTGACGTCGCCCACGGCGAGGCCGCGGATGATGAGCGACGACGACTGCGAGCCCGTGTTGCCGCCCGTCGAGATCAGCATCGGCACGTAGTAGGCGAGCTTCGAGACCGCCTCGATGATGGCGTCGTAGTGGCGCATGACGGTGCCCGTGATGAACTCGCTCACGAGCAGCGCGGCGAGCCAGGGCGCGCGCTTCTGGATGAAGGTCCAGAAGCTCGTCTGGAAGTAGCCCTCCTCGATCGGCTCGACGGCCGCGAGGCGCTGCATGTCCTCGGTCTGCTCCTCGGTGAGCACGTCCATCACGTCGTCGACCGTGATCACGCCGAGCAGCTTTCGATCCGGGCCGACCACGGGCATCGCGGCGAAGTCGTACTTCGCCATCTTCCGCGCGACCTCCTCCTGATCGGTCTCGGGGCTCAGCGCGAAGATGTTCTCCGTCATCACGTCGGTGATCCGATCCGTCGACGTGGCGAGCAGGAGATCACGCAAGGACACGATGCCGAGCAGGCGCTCGTCGTCCGAGAGGACGTAGACGTAATAGATCGTCTCCGCGTCGCCGGAGGCCTCGCGGATGCGCTCGATCGCCTCGGCGACCGTGATCGAGGGCGGCACCGAGACGTAGTCGGTGGTCATCAGGCCGCCGGCGCTGTCCTCGGGCCATTTCGCGAGCTCCTCGACCTCGGCGGCGGCCTCGGGGTCGAACTTCTCGACCCTCTCGAGCAGCTTGTCGCCGACCTCCTCGGGCAGGTTCTCGATGAGGTCGGTCCGCTCGTCGGCGGACATCTCGGAGACGATCGGCGCGGCGTCCTCGACGCCGAGCTCTTCGACGAGCGCCTCCTGCCGATCCTCGTCGAGACGCTCGAAGATCGGCGCGGCCTCCTCGGGCTTGAGCGTCTTCAGGATGAGGGCCGCCTCGTGCTCCTCGAGCATGCCGATGAGGTCGGCGAGGTCCTCGTCGTGGATCTCCTCGAGCAAGGCGCCGATCTGCGCGGGATCTTCGGCGAGGAGCTCTCGCACCTCGGGCAGCATCGCGACGGCGACTCGCATCATCGCGCGCCAATCAGCCAGAGGAGCCGCGCGC is part of the Polyangium spumosum genome and harbors:
- a CDS encoding MopE-related protein, translating into MSKFKGFLAVLAALCVFVFAQRAEATHFRYGNITWTVPNPNEEPRTVAFEVTVAWRSDYIDSTILNFGDGSTNPSTQGTFLGTGFDTGGNEYSFYRYRVLHTYATAGQYTAFFTSCCRISELINAGDDTFRVEAKVDLTPGNRGNAISVLPAIVQMQVGGIRTIQIPAIDPDGAPVSCRFAKNNEIGDTTTIMPPVIGGTAPTLTQSSNPPGCTLTWDTTAGVGGSRYAVQVVLESTNPQNNNVSSAALDFILELVQSPVPTCTGSGSWVAEVGDTLTKTFTGTLPNSTLLLTSIGSIGVLNPGINTTNPSPFGTTLTWTPSKFDAGTHVLAVIFTTPQNISGYCTATITVPQCPQYGTPCSGGVGACYTPGILKCSGPNVVCTAVPKNPSPEICNNIDDDCNGTVDDNNPESNLPCNTPFPSICKPGVTNCNAGVLECVGDVAPGSVPETCNTIDDDCDGQADEGYGTGVDCSDGIGVCQVYGKIVCDGPESTKCSAMANGPGSELCDGMDNDCDGEVDEDLGLGDACTSGLGECQASGVNVCGAQGAVVCSGTAGTPVFEVCFDGLDNDCEGTVDNGCGDADGDGIFDGVEEREGTDPNDADSDDDGVLDNDEPLWDEDSDGDGLINALDPDSDDDGVFDGTELGKNCDDPATEAELGHCKPDGDSGQTVTDPLNADTDGDDKSDGSEDPNLNGVIDLDEGDPQNPGDASKTKDFDDDGLGDALEKTLGTNEKDADSDDDGLLDGDERNPSDDTDGDGLINVLDVDSDNDALFDGTEAGKGCQHPSTDKMAGHCRADGDLGGTKTSVVSRDTDKGGVIDGSEDANLNGVVNAGELDPRSGDDDQNVVDSDGDGLSDALEGALKTGVNDADSDDDGLADGDEPNPSDDNDGDGGINLKDFDADNDGLFDGTEAGRACDGEGTELSADKCIADMDSGVTKTLVLVADTDGGSKNDGDEDKNRNGVVDADETNPLFAGDDLGTSPGCGRDADCGNTSSGMICEDGSCVAGCRGVEGNTCPEGQVCNSTTNAAGQCEPKPPVDEVPGTPGSAEGCGCRTAPSQGGALPITLTLVAGLLLATRRRRAA
- a CDS encoding cellulose synthase family protein — protein: MLHTMLVVLYFAVLLALSSYGLHRLHLVFLCLRHRREIERAKQMPEVAEEDLPRVTIQLPLFNESTVAARLLDSTARMDYPADKLEIQVLDDSTDETQALVRAHVDRLRERGVDAVYLHRTNRVGYKAGALDEGLKVAKGDLIAIFDADFIPQPSFVRSIVGHFQDPKIGMVQTRWGHLNRDHSVLTKVQALMLDGHHLVENRARYGADLLFNFSGTGGMWRKNAIHEAGGWQHDTLTEDLDLSYRAQLAGWKFVYREDVVSPSELPEDVSALRAQQYRWAKGTVQTARKLLKRVLSSDISFSQRLEAFFHLTPHFAYPLLVTLSVLLLPALVLMPATDTLTMLIVDLPLCVATTGSLAAFYMLAEAAQGRSRLNALTRLPMLIALGTGLAPHLSKAVFEGLRHMAGEFVRTPKQGVNKGRYRARADLPLLETGLCLLSFGATVASIQTGHYFATPFAALFTIGYGYVAMLVAHEQATRRREAAPSLLAASSERPSEPTAAAEQPVGKLAA
- a CDS encoding integration host factor subunit alpha — protein: MTKAEIVQAVYGRLGGFSKKESADLVDLVFETMKETLGRGEKIKISGFGNFVLRDKRQRQGRNPQTGDPIVITERRVLSFKASQILKHALNQRASGSNGAAASAVAEE
- a CDS encoding MerR family transcriptional regulator, with the protein product MSGRRELPAKLYYRIGEVAGIVGVETHVLRYWESEFRSIRPQKSAKGQRVYSRRDVETLLKVKDLLYAHRFTIAGARRKLREGGIEPPGEDDPSVEQARRMREALLDIRSELVAMMRELDEPKAAAKKS
- a CDS encoding single-stranded DNA-binding protein yields the protein MAEGFNRVMLLGNLGADPELRFTQGGQAVLNLRLATTESYLDKDKVRRERTDWHNVVVWGKRGEALAKILGKGSSLFVEGSLRTSSYDDRDGNKRYKTEVIANNVILAGRGRGAPAGDDTGPPADFGGPPARGGGGDYGDFGGGGGAPRGGGGGGGYGGGAPRGGGGGGGGAPRGGGGGGGGGRPAPDPGPPPDDFGYDGGDDIPF
- the mgtE gene encoding magnesium transporter, which gives rise to MMRVAVAMLPEVRELLAEDPAQIGALLEEIHDEDLADLIGMLEEHEAALILKTLKPEEAAPIFERLDEDRQEALVEELGVEDAAPIVSEMSADERTDLIENLPEEVGDKLLERVEKFDPEAAAEVEELAKWPEDSAGGLMTTDYVSVPPSITVAEAIERIREASGDAETIYYVYVLSDDERLLGIVSLRDLLLATSTDRITDVMTENIFALSPETDQEEVARKMAKYDFAAMPVVGPDRKLLGVITVDDVMDVLTEEQTEDMQRLAAVEPIEEGYFQTSFWTFIQKRAPWLAALLVSEFITGTVMRHYDAIIEAVSKLAYYVPMLISTGGNTGSQSSSLIIRGLAVGDVKPMDWKRVFVREAGQGLVLGLMLAIIGMTRIYLWGDGLPLMFTVGFTLLFIVIMGCTVGSMLPLLLRKLGLDPATSSTPFIATLIDVLGILIYLNVAKLLLAEVIAKAATGSH